A genomic segment from Ptychodera flava strain L36383 chromosome 23 unlocalized genomic scaffold, AS_Pfla_20210202 Scaffold_23__1_contigs__length_28996876_pilon, whole genome shotgun sequence encodes:
- the LOC139123559 gene encoding ATP synthase lipid-binding protein, mitochondrial-like: MRCRRSPWLYVHSGSHRSFLALFSSLPDSTKLNTMYMCSRVVCSPMAQAMVFRGSRAVVRPVTVAMNTRANEISVTTNNSPTSQSILPSLSQIREFQTSAVQRDVEAAAKFIGAGAATVGVAGSGAGIGTVFGSLIIGYARNPSLKQQLFSYAILGFALSEAMGLFCLMVAF, from the exons ATGCGTTGTAGACGGTCTCCGTGGCTGTACGTGCACTCAGGATCCCATAG GAGCTTCTTGGCATTATTTTCGTCTTTGCCCGACTCAACAAAGTTAAACACAATGTATATGTGCTCAAGGGTTGTATGCTCTCCAATGGCTCAAGCCATG GTATTCAGGGGTTCTAGGGCTGTTGTCAGACCAGTCACTGTTGCCATGAATACAAGAGCAAATGAAATCAG TGTCACAACAAACAACAGTCCAACATCACAGAGTATCCTCCCGTCTCTCAGTCAG ATACGTGAATTCCAGACCTCGGCAGTGCAACGCGACGTCGAAGCCGCCGCAAAATTTATTGGTGCTGGCGCTGCCACAGTCGGTGTCGCCGGATCCGGTGCTGGTATTGGAACGGTCTTCGGTAGTCTCATCATCGGCTATGCAAGAAATCCTTCCCTTAAACAACAGCTTTTCTCATACGCTATTCTAGGCTTTGCCTTGTCCGAAGCTATGGGTCTCTTCTGTTTGATGGTTGCTTTCTGA